GACGCGGTGCGCTGGGACTCCATGGAGGACGACGAGCGGTACGTGTACGCGCTGCGCAACCTCCAGTCGGTGCACGGCCGGCGGATCGAGGTGTTCTACACCGGCTACGGCAAGACCCAGAGCTGGCTGCGCGACCCGTACGCCTTCGGGGAGGCGGCGGTGTACACCCCGCACCAGATGACCAGCTTCCACCTCGACGTGGTCAAGCCGGAGGGCCCGGTGCACTTCGCCGGCGAGCACGTCTCGCTCAAGCACGCCTGGATCGAGGGCGCGGTGGAGACCGCCGTCCGGGCGGCCATCGCCGTGCACGAGGCGCCTGCGCCGCCGGCCCCGGCCCACCCCGAGACCCGGCCCGAGGTGCAGCTCCGCCGGGATAGCCGGCAGGAGGCGGTGCGCAGATGAGCGGCGACGACGAGTGGACGGTGGCCCGCTACCTGGCCACCCGGCTGGAGCAGGTGGGCATCCGGTACCTGTTCGGGGTACCGGGGGACTTCCTCGGCCCGTTCCTGACGATCATGCAGGCGACCACCGGGGTGCGCTGGATCGGCACCCCGACGGAGATGGGCGGCGGCTACGCCGCGGACGCCTACGCCAGGGTGCGGGCCGCCGACGTCGCTCCGGGCGGGCGCGAGGCGGGCGTCGGAGCCGTCGCGGTGACCTACGGCGTGGGCGCGTTCAGCCTGCTCAACAGCGTCGGCGGCGCGTACGTCGAGGACGTGCCGCTGATCGCGATCAACGCGGCGCCGTCCTACGAGCAGTGGCTCAACCAGCAGGCGGTCGGCCTGCTCACCTCGCACATGAGCCCGCGCCGGGAGAGCAACCTGGACGTCTACCGGCAGGTCACGGTGGACGCGCAGGTGCTCTCCAACCCCGGGCTCGCGCCCTCGCAGATCGACGGCGCGATCACCGCGTGCCTGACCGAACGCAAGCCCGTCTACCTGGAGGTGATGGAGGACCTCTGGCACGCGCCGTGCGCGCCTCCGAAGGGCGAACTCCGCGCCCACGAACGCCCGTTCACCCAGCGGAACCAGCAGATGCTGGACAAGGCCGTCGCGGCGGCGGTGGAGCTGATCAGGACGTTCGGCACCCCCATCGTCTGGGCCGGCGAGGAGTTGGTCCGGTACCGGCTGGAGGACGAACTGCTGGAGTTCGTGCAGGCCACCCGGATGCAGTTCTGCACCACGGTCGGCGCGAAGTCCGTGGTGTCCGAGCGGCACCCGCTGTTCGCCGGCGTCTACAACGGGAAGGCGAGCCTGCCGGAGATCCGGAGGACCTTCAAGAACGCGGGGTGCCGGATCGGCCTGGGGACCTGGTCCACGTCCAAGAACCTCGGCGGCGACCAGGCCATCGGCGACGACTGGATCGTGGCGGCCCGGGACGGCGTCAGCGTCGGCGCCCGGTACTTCCCCGAGGTCCAACTCGGCCGGTTCATCCCGGCGTTGCGCACCGCGCTGGCGGGACAGACCTTCCCCGACGACCACTTCGCGCTGGCGCACGCGGCGGGCCTGGACGTCCCGGCCAGCAGGGCCGAGTTCCTGGACTCGCTGAGCGGCGACCGGTACCCCGAGGAGCTGACCTACGACAGCTTCTTCCAGCACGTCAACTCCTTCCTGGAGGAGCGGGCCACCGGCGGCGACCCCGACGCCCCTTCGCCGTTCACGGTGGTCTCGGACGCGGCGTTCGCGCTGCTCGGCTCGATGAACCTGCGGATCACCGAGCGGGCCGGCTTCCTGGCGCAGAACAGCTGGCTGTCCATCGGCTACTCCGTCGGCGCGGCCACCGGCGTCGCCCTGGGCCGGCAGGAGCCGATGAAGCGCCCGCTCGTCTTCGTCGGGGACGGCTCGTTCCAGGAGATCTGCCAGGAGCTGTCCACCCAGGTGCGCCACCACCTGCGGCCGGTGGTCTTCGTCCTG
The window above is part of the Kitasatospora sp. HUAS MG31 genome. Proteins encoded here:
- a CDS encoding alpha-keto acid decarboxylase family protein, yielding MSGDDEWTVARYLATRLEQVGIRYLFGVPGDFLGPFLTIMQATTGVRWIGTPTEMGGGYAADAYARVRAADVAPGGREAGVGAVAVTYGVGAFSLLNSVGGAYVEDVPLIAINAAPSYEQWLNQQAVGLLTSHMSPRRESNLDVYRQVTVDAQVLSNPGLAPSQIDGAITACLTERKPVYLEVMEDLWHAPCAPPKGELRAHERPFTQRNQQMLDKAVAAAVELIRTFGTPIVWAGEELVRYRLEDELLEFVQATRMQFCTTVGAKSVVSERHPLFAGVYNGKASLPEIRRTFKNAGCRIGLGTWSTSKNLGGDQAIGDDWIVAARDGVSVGARYFPEVQLGRFIPALRTALAGQTFPDDHFALAHAAGLDVPASRAEFLDSLSGDRYPEELTYDSFFQHVNSFLEERATGGDPDAPSPFTVVSDAAFALLGSMNLRITERAGFLAQNSWLSIGYSVGAATGVALGRQEPMKRPLVFVGDGSFQEICQELSTQVRHHLRPVVFVLDNEGFYGIEQMLVSPCYYRERPSDGADFYNVLHPWRYEKLAEVFGTEKDRMHGFELATHAELDALLRDIADPGNDINHAPILARVRLSRHDYPRALQYKIDENCP